A genome region from Sphingobium sp. WTD-1 includes the following:
- a CDS encoding tyrosine recombinase produces the protein MDDDAVLIDRFLEMMAAERGASRNTLLAYRTDLQGAGEIVGGLAAASQDTLGRLAGEWAPLAASTVARKASALRAFYAFLEEEGLRADNPGAALPRPVTRRPLPKILSSQEVDSLFALIAQRVEKDHPAPLDLRLSALIELLYGSGLRATELVSLPRKALAVDRPFLIIKGKGARERLVPISDRARAAVATWLAHVPADSPWLFPSGKSHVSRIRLYQLVKQLAAAAGIAPERVSPHVLRHAFATHLLEGGADLRALQSMLGHADIGTTQIYTHVDSRRLVELVNSRHPLAGMQARIAHPRVDGDASAP, from the coding sequence ATGGATGACGATGCCGTCCTGATCGACCGCTTCCTCGAAATGATGGCGGCGGAACGAGGGGCGTCGCGCAATACGCTGCTTGCCTATCGCACCGACCTTCAGGGCGCGGGGGAGATTGTCGGCGGGCTTGCTGCCGCCAGCCAGGACACGCTCGGCCGCCTCGCCGGCGAATGGGCGCCGCTCGCGGCCTCCACCGTGGCGCGCAAGGCGTCCGCGCTGCGTGCCTTCTACGCCTTTCTGGAGGAGGAGGGGCTGCGCGCCGACAATCCCGGCGCGGCATTGCCCCGGCCGGTCACGCGCCGGCCGCTGCCAAAGATCTTGTCGTCGCAGGAGGTCGATTCGCTCTTTGCCCTGATCGCGCAGCGGGTGGAGAAGGATCATCCCGCGCCGCTCGATCTGCGGCTTTCGGCGCTGATCGAACTTCTCTATGGCTCGGGCCTGCGCGCGACCGAACTGGTCTCGCTGCCGCGCAAGGCACTGGCGGTCGATCGCCCCTTCCTCATCATCAAGGGCAAGGGCGCGCGCGAACGGCTGGTGCCGATCTCCGACCGCGCCCGCGCCGCCGTCGCGACCTGGCTCGCCCATGTGCCGGCCGACAGCCCCTGGCTTTTCCCCTCGGGCAAGAGCCATGTCAGCCGCATCCGCCTCTATCAGCTGGTGAAGCAACTGGCTGCCGCAGCCGGCATCGCGCCCGAACGGGTCAGCCCCCATGTGCTGCGCCACGCCTTTGCCACCCATTTGCTGGAGGGCGGGGCGGACCTGCGCGCGCTGCAATCGATGCTGGGCCATGCCGATATCGGCACGACGCAAATCTATACCCATGTCGACAGCCGCCGGCTGGTCGAACTGGTCAACAGCCGGCACCCGCTGGCCGGCATGCAAGCCAGGATCGCGCATCCCCGCGTTGACGGCGACGCGTCCGCGCCTTAA